Part of the Denticeps clupeoides chromosome 3, fDenClu1.1, whole genome shotgun sequence genome, gaataccggaccattcattcattcagtcatttacccctcctccctgttcatcttttctctcctcgagtcgattccgttcgattcctcctgtccactcgaaccattcaggctgtgtatggacttttcccccctccttcatggactgctccgtctggcccgccaggtgtcgtgccataaaaggggggattctgtcaggatccggtccgaaatgggggttactccggtccgggtcaggatcaggatccggaccggggtttcattgttgtcctgtgtaatgttccctaatcgtttttacctgtgttaattgtataaagctgccctgttcgtttctgtccgctgtcaggtctttgaagttatgttctatgttcaccagtgtctacgtctcggatgtctcccctgtcttgtgattcactaattaaacccctgttccgtgatgtcaggtgaaagcgtcctccattcctcgtcactcttcgtcctcctctccgttcacccgccgcgtcatgcccgcatggacgtgacacagcCTATgttgaaaaataattataaatgagATACTTTATGTATTTACACTTCTGCTTCCTCTGTTTATGTTCATACAATCGGAAATGAATCTCTAGATCAAATGTAATTCAGTTTGggggtaatttttttattttctttctcaacttcaTAAGTTTAATTGTAATCTTTGCTATTTCTCTTGCTAATCTGATTACCATCTCATTGGTAATCCTGTCGCGGTGCACTTAATTAATTTACCTGGCCGGTCTGAGAATctatgtcagaaaaagaaagaaacacatctattggaaaaataaaaatatttccgATACACTTCATTgatcttattggtcccctaatactgtatctgaagtctctttccgaaattcagccttggtgcaaatttacagccacttttagccagacCCACAATGAGTTTCCATGATGCGCCATTTCGGTAAGACACTCGaatgtaaaccagaagacccaggttcaattacggcatttatcagacacccttatccagagtgacttacgatcaccatttctagccactgcattaccacagacaggctaggggaactcgtattgttaaataatctcacaaagtgaaaatttcatgatATGGGACATTTAACTTTACATTTAAACTATGGcctcaataaaatattttgattcattcttaatatctgaaatattttgCTACCAACAAACATAAGacaagcagaataaaaaaatcttttaatttACAAACTCCAATCGGTAATAAGACGACATTCATTTATGTCACTGCGATGCAGACGATAAACagttatcagcaatgccagagaaaaggcagcagctgaacagaatagagaattgtctgaaggacattagacagtggatgctcaccaactttcttctgttgaacgctgataagacagaaggtctcgtacttgggcctcaagcagccagtcgtaagctggctgactacatcataaccctggatagccgttctatctcaccaagtactgaagtgaaggatctaggtgtcctcatcaACACatgtctctcattcgattcgtatgtagataatgtcactagaatagcattctttcacctcaggaatattgcaaaaacaagaaacatgatctcaatgcacaatgcagaaaagttggtccatgcctttataacatcaaggttagattactgcaacgcattactgtctggatgctctagtaggtgcatgagtaaactccagctagtacagaatgctgcagccagagttctaaccagaaccaggaaatttgaccacatcaccccagtcttcaaatttaggattgacttcaaaatcctacttttgacctatagagctctaaatggtctcgccctgcaGTACCTCAGTGAACTTTAAGGTAATTTACAATCGGTCACGCCCCCTGCGTGCGAAGGGTGTGGCTCAGTGTACAGACGGTCACAGCCGGGTGCAGATCCTTCTCTTATAGAGCTCCGCAGCTGTGGAACGATCTGCTTCCGTACCCGCAAGGCTGCCGCTGCCACACAGTGGTTCCATCCGCGCCGTTCACATCAACTACTCAGTCCGATCGGAGGACAAACGCTGCCCTGTGCTGATGAAACACCGTATTCCGGATTTAAACGGACGTGTGGCAGCCCTAACGTATGCGCTAGAACCTAAGTGTTGGTGAGGCTCCTATTTTTCAAGGGTGtggtgtaaaaaaagaaaaaagaaaaaccccaTGCATGAAATCAATGGACAAACGTGCTGTATTTGACCAAAATACGGCTACAGGTACAAAACAGATCCCCTCTCCTCCATTTCTCCCGGCACTATGCCTGCTTCTTAACAGCAATTCCACGGGCAAATGTGACATCGCAGACGGCACGGTTGTGCAGAGAAGCTGGAACCGGCGAGCTGATCAGGCCGTGGGCGCCTGCGATGGCGCAGCTCGGTCTTCCCGTCGGCCTGCGTGCAGGGCTTCTTGCCGCCGTGGAACCTCCTCGTCGCCGTGGGTGCGCAGGTGGAGCTTCATGGCGCCGCGGTGGCTGCCTGAGGTTGCCCAGCTGGGTGAAGGACTTGGCGCAGCGGTAGTGTTTCGGGGGCCAGGCTCGCCCGGGTGGCTCTTCCGATGTCCCGCGAGGCTCTCCAGGGAGCAGATGAGGGAATCCTGCGCCGGCTCTCCCGACGTGCTGCCGCCATCGCCCTGGTCCTCTGCGGGACCAACGTTCAGAATATGGCGACCTATCAGTGAAACGGTGTGATGAGTTGGCTTTCAGAATCTGCTGTGTAACTATTAGTCATTTAGGCTGCCATGACGTTGCATGTCAGATAAACAAGGGTGAGCCAAAACCCTCCGAGACCATCACAAAGCGTCACTTACGCGACTCGGGGTCATGAAAGTCCCTGCCGTCCCCCCGCAGGACCGAAAGTGTCCCGTTTGGCCCCAGGGAGCAGCCACAGTCCACCAGCCTCACTGACAGCCTCC contains:
- the LOC114785835 gene encoding uncharacterized protein LOC114785835 isoform X1; its protein translation is MNTWTVEPKESQQMALLNSGEGEMESRGSATKSLDASGILGRKLDELIRTLGQRESKLTEAVQTLGTLGEEVRSMRLQLQRQESEILKDQGMLRNKQNQDATRKQTAHAFKTSEAYKRRGPGQPPSRGEMSNSRPPLRRLSVRLVDCGCSLGPNGTLSVLRGDGRDFHDPESRRHILNVGPAEDQGDGGSTSGEPAQDSLICSLESLAGHRKSHPGEPGPRNTTAAPSPSPSWATSGSHRGAMKLHLRTHGDEEVPRRQEALHAGRREDRAAPSQAPTA
- the LOC114785835 gene encoding uncharacterized protein LOC114785835 isoform X2 — translated: MNTTVEPKESQQMALLNSGEGEMESRGSATKSLDASGILGRKLDELIRTLGQRESKLTEAVQTLGTLGEEVRSMRLQLQRQESEILKDQGMLRNKQNQDATRKQTAHAFKTSEAYKRRGPGQPPSRGEMSNSRPPLRRLSVRLVDCGCSLGPNGTLSVLRGDGRDFHDPESRRHILNVGPAEDQGDGGSTSGEPAQDSLICSLESLAGHRKSHPGEPGPRNTTAAPSPSPSWATSGSHRGAMKLHLRTHGDEEVPRRQEALHAGRREDRAAPSQAPTA